One window from the genome of Cyclobacterium amurskyense encodes:
- a CDS encoding cation diffusion facilitator family transporter, whose translation MRDKFLTKVYSEKQRLILWSVVISIVLLVVKFYSYVLTGSNAILTDALESIVNVVASFFALYSIRLSAIPRDKNHPYGHGKIEFFSAGIEGVLIIVAGIFILYQSAYSILFPQPLIELPLGMVLIGFSGLVNGILGFVLQKKGKELNSITLEADGKHISTDAVSSFVLIIGIAIIFFTGWHLLDSIISGLFAFYIMYNGYYLVRKSVAGLMDESNPQSINKAVRILNKHRKDNWIDIHNMRVQQYGGDSHIDLHLTLPYYYDLIQVHDCVHEVEEVLEENLSGKIEVFVHADPCIPDSCCHYCQVSDCAVRRFPQSKKIKWTADNMSQNQKHYHELGLLKNVPKNKK comes from the coding sequence TTGAGAGATAAATTTTTAACAAAAGTGTATTCAGAAAAACAGCGACTTATTCTTTGGTCTGTAGTTATCAGTATTGTTTTGCTGGTGGTGAAATTCTATTCCTATGTGTTGACAGGGTCCAATGCGATTTTGACAGATGCCTTAGAGAGTATAGTAAACGTAGTGGCTTCTTTTTTTGCCCTTTATAGCATAAGGTTAAGTGCTATTCCTCGAGATAAAAATCACCCTTATGGCCACGGTAAGATTGAATTTTTTAGTGCTGGAATCGAAGGTGTATTAATTATTGTGGCGGGAATATTTATACTTTACCAATCGGCGTACTCCATATTGTTTCCCCAGCCTCTGATCGAATTACCTTTGGGTATGGTTCTTATAGGTTTTTCAGGTTTGGTTAATGGGATTTTGGGATTTGTTTTGCAAAAGAAAGGAAAAGAATTAAATAGTATTACACTGGAAGCAGATGGAAAGCATATATCCACAGATGCAGTTAGTAGTTTTGTTTTAATTATTGGTATTGCGATTATTTTCTTTACCGGATGGCATTTACTAGACAGTATTATTTCAGGACTTTTTGCTTTTTATATCATGTACAATGGGTATTATCTTGTAAGAAAGTCTGTGGCGGGCTTGATGGATGAGTCCAATCCACAATCCATTAATAAGGCGGTTAGAATCCTCAATAAACACAGAAAAGATAACTGGATAGACATACACAATATGCGGGTTCAACAGTATGGGGGAGATAGCCATATTGATTTACATCTTACTTTGCCTTATTACTATGACCTTATACAGGTTCACGATTGTGTGCATGAAGTTGAGGAAGTATTGGAAGAAAATCTTTCAGGAAAAATTGAAGTATTTGTACATGCAGACCCCTGTATTCCTGATTCATGTTGTCATTATTGTCAAGTAAGTGATTGTGCAGTAAGGCGTTTTCCTCAATCTAAAAAAATAAAATGGACAGCGGACAATATGTCCCAAAACCAAAAACACTACCATGAACTTGGTCTTTTGAAGAATGTACCGAAAAATAAAAAATAA